TGAAACCATCAAGGCCCATTCTCAAAAAACCGTGGATGAATATTTCCTGGACCTGCGAAACTTTTTCCGCTATTTGAAGAAAAGCCGCAGTCCTGCGGAATTCAGCGGCAAAGAATTGGACGAGATATCCATTGGCGATGTGGACTTATCTTTTGTTAAGACGGTCACTTTGACGGAGATCTACGGCTACATGACCTACCTCAGCCGGGACCGGATCCAGCATCAAAACAGCAAGGACTCCGACTATGGCCTGAACGCGGCATCCAGAGCCAGAAAAATTGCCACACTTCGTTCATTTTTTAACTATCTTACCAATAAGGCCCATCTTCTCACAGAAAACCCGGTCAAAGATCTGGATAGCCCCAAAATTATGAAAACACTGCCCAAATATCTGACATTGGACGAAAGCATGCAGCTGCTCCGCTCAGTTGGTGGGAACAATCAAGAGCGTGACTACTGTATCCTCACTCTGTTCCTCAACTGCGGCCTGCGGATATCGGAGCTCATTGGGCTGAACCTGAATGACATTCAAGACGATGCTTTGCGGGTGCTTGGCAAAGGAAATAAAGTGCGCATCGTCTATCTCAACGACGCCTGCAAGGATGCCTTGGGTCAATATCTTGCCGTGCGGCGTCCCATCTCCGGAAGGGATCGGAACGCCCTCTTCCTCTCTTCTCAAAACGAACGGATCAGCCGCTCCACCGTCCACGCCATGGTAAAAAAGCGCCTGGCGGAAGCCGGACTGGACAGCGAACAGTATTCCTCCCATAAGCTGCGCCATACAGCGGCCACACTCATGCTGCAAAACGGTGTGGATGTGAAGGCTGTTCAGGAGGTCTTGGGGCATGAGCATTTGAACACAACGGAGATTTACACACATATCGACAATGAGGCGCTCCGCGTTGCTGCAAAGGCAAACCCCTTGTCAAATATGAAAAAATCAGAGAAAAAGAAGGATTGAATCCAAAAAAAGAAGGCCGTCCTTATGGGCGGCCTTCTTTTTTATGCTTACCAACTCCAAAGCGCATCATCGGGGATCGTACCCAGTCTCCAGAGGGAGATACCGGTCACGCCTAAGGATTTTGCGGCATTGAGCGCGACTTCCACCGCTTCCCTGCTCTCATACCATAGGAAGTACCGGCTCCCGTCCTCCGTCCGGTAGATGGCGTAGGACATCTGATATTCGGAGGACCAGCCTTTCACCGTATCGGCCTGGGCCAATCGCTTGCTCACTGTCTCCTTGGTAGGATAGACCGGCGTGCCGGAGAGAAGCTTGCCGTTTTCATCGATCTGCCAGGCAACCTGCTTGGCGCTGAAGCCCAGAGACACCCTGGAGCGGTCCCTAACGCCGGTATCGGGGTCTGTAATGGCCTTCAAAGAGGCCCAAACCTGATCGATGGGCGCGGGCACGGCAGTTTTATAATACTCAGTGCCCACATAGTCGCTCAGGTCCCGTGTATCGTAGTCATAGGCCATGAGGATCACCCGATCCGCCAAGTCCCCAATGGCGGCGTAGTCGTAGCCGTCGTAGTAGCTGCCGGTGACCAGAACCGGCGATACGCAGACATAGAGGGACTTCCCCATCGCCTTCAACTGGCTGGACAGCGAGACAAGAAAGCGGTTGAAGTCCTCCCGCTGGGCGGAGCGGAGTCCCTCGAAATCGATTGTGACGCCGCTGTAGGGGTTTCGGCCAATGGCATTGTAGGTGATGGTCAGTTCATTTACAATCTGCTCCACCGCCTGGGTGCGGCCTGCATCGGAGGACAGCATGTCCTGCAACCCTCCGGAAGTATCCATAAATACGCTCAGATTCATCCCAATGCCGCGGCTGCTCAGGTAATCTGTTACCTCGCTGTAGCCGCTGGGAATGCAGTATTCGTTTCCGTTGGCGCTGGTGGTCGCAAGGGACGCGGCGGTCCTATCCCAGCTCATGCGGCTCCAGCCGACGCTGACAGCGTCCATCTCGTCGCTCAGGCTCAGCTGACTATAGGAGGAGATGGCATAGAAGGCATGGTTGAAGGTGGTGTCCTGCTTGATCTTCTCATAGATGCGCACCAGCATGGCAGCTGCCTGAGCGCGGGTGGCGGATGCGTTGGGACTGAAGGTGGTGGCAGATGTGCCGTTGGTCATGCCAATGCTGTATGCAACATAGATGTAGCCGGCACTGTCCCCTGAGACATCCGTAAAGGGCAGACTGAAGTGCTGAGCGGTGACCCGGTCTTTCCAGGCCTGGCGCACCAGAGAGGCGGCGGATTTCAGCCCAAGGGCCCGGACCAGCATCTCTGCCATTTCTCCCCGGGTGACGGCATCTCCGGGCCGGAAATTCGTACCCGCGTCAAAGACATCGTGGACCAGTGCGGACTCTATGTACGGAAAATAGTAGCTGTCTGAGGAGAGATCACTGTAGGATGGAGCGGCCGGCAAAACCGTATCCCAGCCGAACATCCGGACCAACACAGTAGCAAACTGCGCCCTTGTGATGGATTGGCTGTATCCAAAGGTGCCGTCGGTAAATCCATTCATCAGTCCATACTGGGCGGCGGATTCGATTTCCGGCTTTAAAACGCTGTCCTGCGGAACATCTGAATACGCAAATGCCGGCGTGACAAGAGCCAAAGACAGCAGCAGAGCAAATACTTTCTTTCCCATGACGTCGTCTCCTCTTTTGTATTGGTGCAATCTATTTTACTGCAAGCTTGCATCTGAATTGCATCTCTGATTACCAATCCATTATATTCCGAAACGCCCCTAAAAGCAAGGAGTCCGCGCCTAAGGCCTGCGGACTCCTGTTATATGCAGAAAGCGGATCTCCTCAAACTCATAGGTGTTCAGCGGCCGGTTGTCAGCGTCATAGCTGTGGGCGGCCACCCATATATCGCCCAACGTCCTTGGCTGGTCGGCGTATACCACCACAGGCGTATGCTGAAATTTCTCACCGGCAAAGCGGAGCTGCACCAGGTCTCCGGGCATCATCTGCTCCAGCGCGGCCACCTCCGCCACAGGGCCGATGGACGCCTCCTTCCTGGTCAGAAACTGGAATAAAAAAGGTACTCCCGTCCAGGACGGGGATTTTTGATTGGCGTCGATATAATACCACCCATAGGTAGGCAAAAAGTTCATGACAGAAGAGCCTGCGTAGAGACATTGTGAGGCAAAATTCGTGCAGTCTCCTCCGATTTCATCGTAATCGTAAAAGGCCGGGTTTCGTCCATAGGCCCATTGGTGAGCATAGGCCACAGCCGCCCGGCGGTCATAGGGCACAAGTTCCATCTGCTTCCCTCCCCATCGCAGTCTATGCATCGAGGCCGGGCGGGGTTCCGGCGTTTCTCTGAGGCCGGATGCCGCCCAA
This window of the Dysosmobacter acutus genome carries:
- a CDS encoding tyrosine recombinase XerC gives rise to the protein MIDYQSEAPQILRDFLSYHETIKAHSQKTVDEYFLDLRNFFRYLKKSRSPAEFSGKELDEISIGDVDLSFVKTVTLTEIYGYMTYLSRDRIQHQNSKDSDYGLNAASRARKIATLRSFFNYLTNKAHLLTENPVKDLDSPKIMKTLPKYLTLDESMQLLRSVGGNNQERDYCILTLFLNCGLRISELIGLNLNDIQDDALRVLGKGNKVRIVYLNDACKDALGQYLAVRRPISGRDRNALFLSSQNERISRSTVHAMVKKRLAEAGLDSEQYSSHKLRHTAATLMLQNGVDVKAVQEVLGHEHLNTTEIYTHIDNEALRVAAKANPLSNMKKSEKKKD
- a CDS encoding S-layer homology domain-containing protein, translating into MGKKVFALLLSLALVTPAFAYSDVPQDSVLKPEIESAAQYGLMNGFTDGTFGYSQSITRAQFATVLVRMFGWDTVLPAAPSYSDLSSDSYYFPYIESALVHDVFDAGTNFRPGDAVTRGEMAEMLVRALGLKSAASLVRQAWKDRVTAQHFSLPFTDVSGDSAGYIYVAYSIGMTNGTSATTFSPNASATRAQAAAMLVRIYEKIKQDTTFNHAFYAISSYSQLSLSDEMDAVSVGWSRMSWDRTAASLATTSANGNEYCIPSGYSEVTDYLSSRGIGMNLSVFMDTSGGLQDMLSSDAGRTQAVEQIVNELTITYNAIGRNPYSGVTIDFEGLRSAQREDFNRFLVSLSSQLKAMGKSLYVCVSPVLVTGSYYDGYDYAAIGDLADRVILMAYDYDTRDLSDYVGTEYYKTAVPAPIDQVWASLKAITDPDTGVRDRSRVSLGFSAKQVAWQIDENGKLLSGTPVYPTKETVSKRLAQADTVKGWSSEYQMSYAIYRTEDGSRYFLWYESREAVEVALNAAKSLGVTGISLWRLGTIPDDALWSW
- a CDS encoding amidase domain-containing protein; protein product: MELVPYDRRAAVAYAHQWAYGRNPAFYDYDEIGGDCTNFASQCLYAGSSVMNFLPTYGWYYIDANQKSPSWTGVPFLFQFLTRKEASIGPVAEVAALEQMMPGDLVQLRFAGEKFQHTPVVVYADQPRTLGDIWVAAHSYDADNRPLNTYEFEEIRFLHITGVRRP